The sequence below is a genomic window from Nitrospira sp..
TGTGCAGGGCCCGGGGGTGGATTTCGGAATGATGACGGAGGAAAATCGCGAACGATGCGTGGGGCGTGCGCCATGTTGAGCGTCTGAAGTGAGCGGTGAGCATGACTGAGCGGAGTCGGTCTGCTGGAGCGGGCCGGAAAAAAGACTCTCGACCATGTATCTTCTTTTTTAGTCCTGTGGATGCTGGTGTGAAGGAGGGCATGATGCAAACGCAGCTTATCGAATCGAACCCGTCGATCATGATGGGCAAACCGGTTATTGCCGGAACACGCATCACGGTTGAACTGATACTTGAAAAGCTCGCTGCCGGTGAGTCTCCGGAACAGATTATCGCCGCACACTCGCGTTTGACCCGGGAAGCCGTTTCGGCAGCCTTGGACTTTGCGGCAAAAGCGCTGCGAGCGGACGTCATTTACCCGACTCCCGATCAGGCTGCATGAGACTCGTCGCCGATGAAGGCGTCGATCGAGCAATCGTCGAGCGTCTGCGACAGGACGGGCACAGCGTCACGTATGTCGCCGAGATCACCCCCGGAATCAGCGATGACAATGTGTTGAAAGCAGCGACCGAGCAAGGCTCACCATTGATCACAACGGACAAAGATTTCGGTGAATTGATATTTCGCCAACGCCGCCTTGATGCCGGAGTGATTCTGGTGCGACTGGCCGGCATGACTCAAGAAGCAAAGGCCGAAGCGGTCGCGGCGG
It includes:
- a CDS encoding DUF433 domain-containing protein, with the translated sequence MMQTQLIESNPSIMMGKPVIAGTRITVELILEKLAAGESPEQIIAAHSRLTREAVSAALDFAAKALRADVIYPTPDQAA
- a CDS encoding DUF5615 family PIN-like protein encodes the protein MRLVADEGVDRAIVERLRQDGHSVTYVAEITPGISDDNVLKAATEQGSPLITTDKDFGELIFRQRRLDAGVILVRLAGMTQEAKAEAVAAAVKLHGDQMRNAFSVISAGMVRIRPQDAKPA